One genomic segment of Arthrobacter sp. Marseille-P9274 includes these proteins:
- a CDS encoding substrate-binding domain-containing protein → MKATKKFLMAAAFATGLAVTSCAPSPSGEGDAAGAAGGPESINVGIVYSKTGPLAAYGEAYYEGLQAGIDYATDGSGEVNGTKLNLTYHDDGGDPDKAVTVAKDLIGQDYKILAGTVVSGIALKLAEQAEQNKVLYISGPAATDAIQGINDYTFRSGRQSLQDVATAGTFVDDLKGKKVLVFAQDNAFGQGNLAAVEAVLGAQGATVEKVLVPEDATEFTPFARQLIDAKPDLVFAAWAGATSGSMWEALSQQGAFEAAPIVTGLGDAATFGAYGAASDKIRFLNHYFPGAAGNDVEKEMVSSVEAAGAKPDLFTPDGFVAGQMIVRAVEQGGNDVDSMVTALEGFTFEGPKGETTVRASDHALVQDMYQAKLVEKDGAWVPELIKVVPAGEVAPPETK, encoded by the coding sequence GTGAAGGCTACGAAGAAGTTCCTTATGGCTGCGGCGTTCGCCACCGGTTTGGCAGTCACTTCCTGTGCGCCCAGCCCCAGCGGGGAAGGCGACGCCGCCGGCGCGGCGGGCGGCCCCGAAAGCATCAATGTCGGCATCGTCTATTCCAAGACAGGCCCTCTGGCGGCCTACGGCGAGGCGTACTACGAGGGCCTGCAGGCCGGCATCGACTATGCCACGGACGGGAGCGGCGAAGTCAACGGCACCAAGCTCAACCTGACGTACCATGACGACGGCGGCGATCCGGACAAGGCGGTGACCGTCGCCAAGGACCTGATCGGCCAGGACTACAAGATCCTTGCCGGTACGGTCGTGTCAGGCATCGCCCTCAAGCTCGCCGAGCAGGCCGAGCAGAACAAGGTCCTGTACATCTCCGGCCCGGCGGCCACCGATGCCATCCAGGGCATCAATGACTACACCTTCCGCTCCGGCCGGCAGAGCCTGCAGGACGTCGCCACGGCTGGCACGTTCGTCGACGACCTCAAGGGCAAGAAGGTCCTGGTCTTCGCTCAGGACAACGCCTTCGGCCAAGGCAACCTTGCCGCCGTCGAAGCCGTGCTCGGTGCACAGGGCGCCACCGTCGAGAAGGTGCTGGTTCCCGAGGACGCCACGGAATTCACGCCCTTCGCCCGACAGTTGATCGACGCCAAGCCTGACCTGGTCTTTGCAGCCTGGGCCGGGGCCACTTCCGGCTCCATGTGGGAGGCGCTCAGCCAGCAGGGCGCCTTCGAAGCGGCGCCGATCGTGACCGGCCTCGGTGACGCCGCCACCTTCGGTGCATACGGGGCGGCTTCGGACAAGATCCGCTTCCTCAACCACTACTTCCCGGGCGCGGCGGGCAATGACGTGGAAAAGGAGATGGTCTCCTCGGTCGAGGCAGCCGGCGCTAAGCCGGACCTGTTTACCCCGGACGGTTTCGTCGCCGGTCAGATGATCGTCCGTGCGGTGGAGCAGGGCGGCAACGACGTCGACTCCATGGTCACCGCGCTTGAGGGCTTCACCTTCGAAGGCCCCAAGGGTGAGACGACGGTACGGGCCTCGGACCACGCGCTCGTCCAGGACATGTACCAGGCCAAGCTTGTCGAAAAGGACGGCGCCTGGGTGCCGGAGCTGATCAAGGTCGTCCCGGCCGGCGAGGTAGCGCCGCCGGAAACCAAGTAA
- the prfB gene encoding peptide chain release factor 2: MAEIDFPAEIRALRATYESIEAVSDVETIRKDIAVLSEQAGVPDLWDDPAAAQKITSKLSHRQSDLERLEKLASRIDDLEVLVELGQDAGDEDSMVEAAGELQSLKKALSQLEVVTLLAGEYDEREAVVTIRSGAGGVDAADFAEMLMRMYLRWAERHGYPTAVLDTSYAEEAGLKSATFEVKAPYAFGTLSVEAGTHRLVRISPFDNQGRRQTSFAAVEVIPLIEQTDSIEIPDNEIKVDVFRSSGPGGQSVNTTDSAVRLTHLPTGIVVSMQNEKSQIQNRAAAMRVLQSRLLLLKKEQEDAEKKALAGDVKASWGDQMRSYVLNPYQMVKDLRTEHEVGNTGAVFDGEIDDFIDAGIRWRANNRNAAE; encoded by the coding sequence ATGGCTGAGATCGACTTTCCCGCAGAAATCCGTGCCCTCCGCGCGACCTACGAATCCATTGAAGCTGTTTCGGACGTGGAGACCATCCGGAAAGACATCGCCGTGCTCAGCGAGCAGGCAGGCGTCCCCGACCTGTGGGACGATCCGGCAGCGGCGCAGAAGATCACGTCGAAGCTCTCGCACCGCCAGTCGGACCTGGAACGCCTCGAGAAGCTGGCGTCGCGGATCGATGACCTTGAGGTCCTTGTGGAACTCGGCCAGGATGCGGGCGACGAGGACTCCATGGTCGAGGCCGCCGGGGAACTGCAGTCTTTGAAGAAGGCCCTATCGCAGCTGGAAGTGGTTACCCTCCTGGCTGGCGAATATGACGAGCGCGAAGCCGTCGTGACGATCCGCTCCGGCGCCGGCGGCGTTGATGCCGCGGACTTTGCGGAAATGCTGATGCGCATGTACCTGCGGTGGGCCGAGCGGCACGGCTACCCGACGGCAGTACTCGACACCTCCTACGCCGAAGAGGCCGGGCTGAAGTCGGCCACGTTCGAAGTCAAGGCGCCCTACGCCTTCGGAACGCTGTCGGTGGAAGCCGGTACCCATCGTCTAGTGCGGATCAGCCCCTTCGACAACCAGGGCCGGCGCCAGACGTCATTCGCCGCCGTCGAAGTGATCCCGCTGATCGAACAGACGGACTCCATCGAAATCCCGGACAACGAGATCAAGGTTGACGTCTTCCGGTCCTCAGGCCCGGGCGGGCAGTCCGTGAACACGACGGACTCGGCCGTGCGCCTGACCCACCTGCCGACGGGCATCGTCGTTTCCATGCAGAACGAGAAGTCCCAGATCCAGAACCGCGCTGCAGCCATGCGCGTGCTGCAGTCCCGGCTGCTGCTGCTCAAGAAGGAGCAGGAAGACGCCGAGAAGAAGGCACTAGCGGGGGACGTGAAGGCTTCCTGGGGCGACCAAATGCGCTCCTACGTGCTCAACCCGTACCAGATGGTCAAGGACCTCCGGACTGAACACGAAGTGGGCAACACCGGCGCGGTATTCGACGGCGAGATCGACGACTTTATCGACGCCGGGATCCGGTGGCGTGCCAACAACCGGAACGCGGCCGAGTAG
- a CDS encoding DUF72 domain-containing protein has protein sequence MIVHIGTSGWSYDHWENVIYPAGTPSRDRLASYCRRFGTVELNASFYRWPRDSTFAGWRRRLPDGFALSVKASRGLTHAKKLYAPEAWIERITHSWHELGEKRAVLLVQLPPGMERDDARLDYFLARLPDWIRVAVEFRHPSWHHPDVYRLLERHRAAYCVMSGANLPCVLAATAPFVYIRMHGPDHQHLYAGSYSEPDLHWWADRIREWQESGRDVYVYFNNDGFGHAVRNAEALRRIVGCG, from the coding sequence GTGATTGTCCACATCGGCACCTCGGGCTGGAGCTATGACCATTGGGAAAATGTCATCTACCCCGCCGGAACGCCGTCCCGCGACCGGCTCGCGTCCTACTGCCGGAGGTTCGGCACTGTCGAGCTGAATGCCAGTTTCTACCGCTGGCCGCGCGACTCAACCTTCGCCGGCTGGCGGCGCCGGCTGCCAGACGGCTTCGCCCTCTCCGTCAAGGCGTCACGCGGCCTCACCCACGCCAAGAAGCTCTACGCGCCCGAGGCATGGATCGAACGGATCACGCACTCCTGGCATGAGCTTGGCGAAAAGCGGGCCGTCCTGCTGGTCCAGTTGCCGCCCGGCATGGAACGCGACGACGCACGGCTTGATTACTTCCTGGCACGGCTGCCCGACTGGATCCGGGTCGCCGTCGAGTTCCGCCACCCCAGCTGGCATCACCCGGACGTCTACCGCCTCCTCGAACGCCATCGGGCGGCCTACTGCGTGATGAGCGGCGCCAACCTGCCGTGCGTGCTGGCGGCAACCGCGCCCTTCGTCTACATCCGGATGCACGGCCCCGACCATCAGCATCTCTACGCCGGATCCTATTCAGAACCGGACCTGCACTGGTGGGCGGACAGGATCCGTGAGTGGCAGGAATCCGGGAGGGACGTCTACGTCTACTTCAACAATGACGGCTTTGGCCATGCCGTCCGCAACGCCGAGGCCCTCCGCCGCATCGTCGGGTGCGGCTAG
- a CDS encoding pilus assembly protein TadG-related protein: MNAFSVSGACGRGGFARASASAGRQRDEEGQAAVLIIGFVAISLLILTVVMAASAVYIERKKLLSVADGAALAAADTFTLADVETGEGAPVPRLSDGAVHGAVQRYLAETGAAGRFSGLAVSGGTGSPESRTAHVELSAVVHPPMVNFLVPDGVPITVFSDARSELRR; encoded by the coding sequence ATGAACGCATTTTCGGTGTCCGGGGCTTGCGGCCGGGGCGGCTTCGCGCGGGCATCAGCCTCGGCTGGCCGCCAAAGGGACGAAGAGGGGCAGGCCGCCGTCCTGATTATCGGGTTTGTCGCGATCAGCCTGCTGATCCTGACGGTCGTCATGGCCGCTTCCGCTGTTTACATTGAGCGGAAGAAGCTGCTGTCCGTCGCGGATGGAGCTGCCCTGGCCGCCGCAGACACGTTTACCTTGGCCGACGTCGAGACCGGCGAAGGGGCGCCGGTTCCGAGGCTCAGCGATGGTGCTGTCCACGGCGCGGTCCAGCGCTATTTGGCGGAGACCGGGGCCGCCGGCCGTTTCAGCGGGCTGGCGGTTAGCGGCGGAACGGGATCTCCGGAAAGCCGCACGGCGCACGTGGAGCTGTCCGCCGTCGTCCATCCGCCGATGGTGAACTTCCTGGTCCCGGACGGCGTACCGATCACCGTCTTCAGCGATGCACGCTCCGAACTGCGGCGATGA
- a CDS encoding TadE/TadG family type IV pilus assembly protein yields the protein MRSGRQRSSARLVLSQDRGSAAVDFVLVGGMLALIFVSIMQLALVLHVRNTLIDAAGAGARYGSLADRGAADALSRTEALIDGTLSPAYSQDVRVEEISRAGLRTLRVSVRAPLPALGLLGPAGLLEVEGHAPLPG from the coding sequence ATGCGGTCGGGCAGGCAACGCTCGAGTGCTCGGCTCGTCCTCTCCCAGGACAGGGGATCGGCCGCGGTGGACTTCGTCCTGGTCGGCGGCATGCTGGCGCTCATCTTTGTCTCCATCATGCAGCTGGCCTTGGTGCTGCATGTCCGGAACACGCTGATTGACGCCGCCGGAGCCGGAGCCCGGTACGGTTCTCTGGCGGATCGGGGCGCCGCGGACGCGCTCTCCCGGACGGAAGCGTTGATCGACGGCACGCTCAGCCCTGCTTACTCCCAGGATGTCCGCGTCGAAGAGATCAGCCGGGCCGGCCTGCGGACGCTGCGTGTGTCGGTCAGGGCTCCGTTACCCGCGCTCGGCCTCCTTGGGCCCGCGGGCCTCCTGGAGGTGGAAGGCCATGCGCCGCTACCTGGCTGA
- a CDS encoding type II secretion system F family protein, with protein MSHLLTLGILVGAGLGSGLWLVFVRLPVMRRTRFVDRISPQLKSVDVQSRLLAAGPGTVTPFGALERIVRPIVSDLMSWFGRFNFGTTVLTKRLAQAGRKQSALDFRAEQLMWAVGGLALGVALAVVSAASGGFDPVAAVVFTVGLAAGGFLLRDYMLTMQIQRRETKMLAEFPSLAELMALAVSAGESATGALERICRTSKGELAGEFASVLAATRAGTPLLAALQEFSHRSRLAALIRFVDGITVAVERGTPLADVLRAQAQDVRDMAKRDLMEAAGKKEIAMMVPLVFGVLPLTVLFAVYPGLALIDLGW; from the coding sequence ATGAGCCACCTGCTGACTCTAGGAATCCTGGTCGGCGCCGGGTTGGGGAGCGGACTGTGGCTGGTGTTCGTCCGCCTGCCGGTGATGCGCAGGACGCGTTTCGTCGATCGGATCTCGCCGCAGCTGAAGTCCGTGGACGTGCAGTCCCGGCTGCTGGCGGCAGGGCCGGGCACCGTGACTCCCTTCGGTGCCCTGGAGCGGATCGTTCGTCCCATAGTCTCGGACCTGATGTCGTGGTTTGGCCGATTCAACTTCGGCACGACGGTACTGACCAAGCGCTTGGCGCAGGCGGGCCGGAAACAGAGCGCCCTCGACTTTCGGGCCGAACAGCTCATGTGGGCCGTGGGCGGCCTTGCCCTGGGTGTGGCGCTCGCTGTCGTCTCTGCGGCCAGTGGTGGGTTCGATCCGGTCGCCGCGGTCGTGTTTACCGTGGGGCTGGCAGCCGGTGGATTCCTGCTCCGCGACTATATGCTCACCATGCAGATCCAGCGCAGGGAAACCAAGATGTTGGCGGAGTTTCCCAGCCTGGCCGAACTGATGGCCTTGGCAGTCAGCGCCGGTGAAAGCGCGACCGGGGCGCTGGAACGGATTTGCCGCACCTCCAAAGGCGAGCTCGCTGGCGAATTCGCGTCCGTTCTGGCCGCGACCCGGGCCGGCACTCCCTTGCTGGCCGCGCTCCAGGAGTTCTCGCACCGCAGCCGGCTCGCCGCTCTGATCCGGTTCGTCGACGGCATCACCGTGGCCGTCGAAAGAGGGACACCTCTGGCCGATGTGCTGCGGGCACAGGCCCAGGACGTGCGGGACATGGCCAAACGGGACCTGATGGAGGCGGCCGGCAAGAAAGAGATTGCCATGATGGTTCCCCTGGTTTTCGGTGTCCTCCCGCTGACCGTCCTTTTCGCCGTCTACCCGGGCCTCGCCCTGATCGACCTCGGTTGGTGA
- a CDS encoding type II secretion system F family protein, producing MTAAAGLAGGIGLFLVWWSCWEVPGPRKRPVRRTRPSRLQEMIRQAGIQKVSVQGLLASCVGTGVFTALLILVITQSPPIAACFALFGGWLPYLLVRWRARRRVAAMREIWPDAVDHLRSAIRAGLSLPEALVQLGTRGPVELRAAFLEFGADYRAGGRFDQSLERLKERLADPVADRIFEALKMTREVGGTDLGRLLGTLADFLRDSARTRSELEARQSWTVNAARLAVAAPWIILMLMATRPEAVAAYNTGAGAMVLLGGLVVSVVCYRLMLRLGALPEDERVLQ from the coding sequence ATGACGGCCGCCGCCGGGCTGGCGGGCGGGATCGGCCTCTTCCTGGTCTGGTGGTCCTGCTGGGAGGTTCCCGGCCCGCGGAAGCGACCCGTACGCCGGACCAGGCCCAGCCGGCTGCAGGAGATGATCAGACAGGCTGGCATCCAGAAGGTCAGTGTCCAGGGCCTTCTGGCCAGTTGCGTCGGTACCGGGGTCTTCACCGCGCTGCTCATTCTGGTGATCACCCAGTCGCCCCCGATTGCTGCCTGCTTCGCCCTTTTCGGCGGGTGGCTGCCTTATCTGCTGGTCCGGTGGCGCGCACGACGGCGGGTGGCGGCGATGCGGGAAATCTGGCCGGACGCGGTGGACCACCTTCGCTCGGCCATCCGGGCAGGGCTGTCCTTGCCGGAAGCGCTGGTCCAGTTGGGTACCCGCGGACCCGTGGAACTGCGGGCGGCCTTCCTCGAGTTCGGCGCCGACTATCGTGCGGGCGGCCGGTTCGACCAGTCCCTGGAGCGCCTGAAGGAACGGCTGGCCGATCCAGTAGCGGACCGCATATTCGAGGCGCTCAAGATGACGCGGGAAGTGGGCGGAACGGACCTGGGGAGGCTGCTGGGAACCTTGGCCGACTTCCTCAGGGACAGTGCCCGGACGCGCAGCGAACTCGAGGCCCGCCAATCGTGGACCGTCAACGCCGCCCGCCTGGCCGTGGCGGCGCCGTGGATCATCCTGATGCTGATGGCTACCCGGCCGGAGGCAGTCGCGGCCTACAACACCGGGGCCGGCGCCATGGTGCTCCTGGGCGGACTCGTGGTTTCGGTGGTTTGCTACCGGCTGATGCTCAGGCTCGGAGCCCTCCCGGAAGACGAGAGGGTGCTGCAATGA
- a CDS encoding CpaF family protein has translation MDGIRIVEDEVRELIRRRGIDPAQQAGEVRRLVDAAVDDYDERSMLGTLPPLGQLEYARKYVFDAVAGFGPLQPLLDDPLIEEIWINSPSEVYVARGGESELTSVTLSQQQVRDLVERMLKSSGRRLDLSSPFVDAALPDGSRLHVVIPDITRKHWAVNIRKFIAKASRLEHLVELGSLSPEAARFLAASVASGLNILVSGATQAGKTTMLNCLAASIGSRERVVTVEEIFELRLPLRDVVGLQCRQPNLEGGGEIPLRRLVKEALRMRPDRLIVGEVREAESLDMLIALNSGLPGMCTVHANSAHDAITKICTLPLLAGENISSAFVLPTVASCIDLVVHCTRATSGKRQVAEIVSLGRRVENGIIETSTLFSRRDGDLVASESASPSEEKFTRAGYNVMQLIGSTP, from the coding sequence ATGGATGGCATCCGGATTGTCGAAGACGAGGTGCGCGAGCTGATCCGCCGCCGCGGGATTGATCCTGCCCAGCAGGCCGGCGAAGTGCGGCGCCTGGTGGACGCGGCGGTCGATGATTATGACGAGCGCTCCATGCTCGGGACGCTGCCTCCGCTGGGCCAGCTGGAGTACGCGCGCAAGTATGTCTTCGACGCCGTCGCCGGCTTCGGCCCGCTCCAGCCCCTGCTGGATGATCCGCTGATCGAGGAAATCTGGATCAACTCCCCGTCCGAGGTGTACGTGGCCAGGGGCGGCGAATCCGAGCTGACCTCGGTGACCCTGAGCCAGCAGCAGGTCCGCGACCTGGTGGAACGCATGCTGAAATCCTCCGGGCGCCGGCTCGACCTCTCGTCGCCCTTCGTCGACGCCGCCCTCCCGGACGGTTCAAGGCTCCACGTGGTGATCCCCGACATCACCCGCAAGCACTGGGCCGTTAACATCCGCAAGTTCATCGCCAAGGCCTCGCGGCTGGAGCATCTGGTGGAGCTCGGCTCGCTCTCGCCCGAAGCCGCGCGGTTCCTGGCCGCGTCCGTGGCCAGCGGCCTCAACATCCTGGTCTCGGGAGCAACACAGGCCGGCAAGACAACCATGCTCAACTGCCTCGCCGCCAGCATCGGCAGCCGTGAACGGGTCGTCACAGTGGAGGAGATCTTCGAACTGCGCCTGCCGCTCCGCGACGTCGTCGGCCTGCAGTGCCGACAGCCGAACCTCGAGGGCGGGGGCGAGATCCCTCTGCGCCGGCTGGTCAAGGAGGCCCTGCGCATGCGCCCGGACCGGCTGATTGTCGGCGAGGTGCGCGAAGCCGAAAGCCTCGACATGCTCATCGCCCTGAACAGCGGGCTCCCCGGGATGTGCACGGTCCACGCAAACAGTGCTCACGATGCGATCACGAAGATTTGCACGCTTCCGCTGCTGGCCGGCGAGAATATCTCCTCCGCGTTCGTGCTGCCGACGGTGGCATCCTGCATCGACCTGGTCGTGCACTGTACCCGGGCCACCTCGGGCAAACGGCAGGTCGCGGAAATCGTTTCCCTCGGCCGCCGTGTGGAGAACGGGATCATCGAAACCTCGACGCTGTTCAGCCGGCGGGACGGGGATCTGGTGGCCAGCGAGTCCGCCAGCCCCAGCGAGGAGAAGTTCACCCGGGCCGGTTACAACGTGATGCAGCTGATCGGCAGCACGCCATGA
- a CDS encoding ABC transporter ATP-binding protein encodes MNSIFKIIGPLLKTLPDGSRRFLTGYATASAALALLDVVALGLVAALLPGLVGGGDVTLPVLGNLTEQGLVLPMLIVICLLIVLKGVLAVLLLRYATKRFARHEVAIGDRLFAAYLASPWEKRLGRNSAEIVRSVDVGVGITVSGVLMPAMSLFGELGTLAAVVVVLFVAQPVIAVVTMIYLGLVALLLAKVISPRAVAIGRENREWSNRTAKTLYEALGALKEITLADRAGEVQEQVHATRTRSSYARAGAIQISQIPRYVLETALVVGFALLGGVGYLTGGPAGAVSAVGLFAVAGFRLIPSLTRMQAVQSSVNTSGSFARQIVQDIREGEQEMARQTAERPQHELPDRAADIVLRDVSFSYPEARSPALDSVSIRIPAGSHVAFVGSSGAGKSTMVDLLLGLLEPSEGRIEVAGEPLGSVLKSWRRRIGYVPQEVSLFDASVAQNVALAWDPDKVDRDRVRTALARAQLLETLKAREGGIDALVGERGLALSGGQRQRLGIARALYDNPRVLVMDEATSALDTATEAAVTTAIGQLHGDVTVITVAHRLSTIRDADVVFFMRDGAVAAFGTFDEVVAEVPDFAQQAALAGLAEKQA; translated from the coding sequence ATGAACAGCATCTTCAAAATCATCGGCCCGTTGCTCAAGACGCTCCCCGACGGCAGCCGGCGCTTCCTCACCGGTTATGCGACCGCCTCGGCAGCACTGGCTTTGCTCGACGTCGTTGCCCTGGGGTTAGTGGCGGCGCTGCTGCCCGGGCTGGTCGGCGGTGGAGATGTCACGCTCCCGGTGCTGGGCAACCTGACAGAACAGGGCCTGGTGCTACCGATGCTGATCGTGATCTGCCTGCTGATCGTCCTCAAGGGCGTGCTGGCGGTGCTGCTCCTGCGCTATGCCACCAAACGCTTCGCCCGGCATGAGGTGGCTATCGGCGACCGCCTGTTTGCCGCATACCTCGCCTCCCCGTGGGAGAAGCGACTGGGACGGAACTCGGCGGAGATCGTGCGGTCGGTGGATGTCGGCGTCGGAATCACCGTCTCCGGCGTGCTGATGCCGGCGATGTCCCTGTTCGGTGAGCTCGGCACCCTGGCCGCGGTCGTCGTCGTACTCTTTGTGGCGCAGCCGGTAATCGCCGTTGTCACGATGATCTACCTGGGCCTAGTGGCACTGCTCCTGGCCAAGGTGATTTCCCCGCGCGCCGTGGCCATTGGCCGCGAGAACCGGGAATGGTCCAACCGGACCGCGAAGACGCTGTACGAGGCGCTCGGCGCGCTGAAAGAAATTACGCTGGCCGACCGTGCGGGCGAGGTGCAGGAGCAGGTCCACGCCACGCGCACCCGGTCCTCCTATGCCCGCGCCGGAGCCATCCAGATTTCGCAGATCCCGCGCTACGTGCTGGAGACGGCACTGGTCGTCGGCTTCGCGCTGCTGGGCGGCGTCGGCTACCTGACCGGCGGTCCGGCCGGGGCTGTCAGCGCCGTCGGACTGTTTGCCGTTGCCGGCTTCCGGCTGATCCCGTCGCTGACGCGCATGCAGGCCGTGCAGTCCTCCGTCAACACCAGCGGATCCTTCGCCCGCCAGATCGTGCAGGACATCCGCGAGGGCGAGCAGGAGATGGCCCGGCAGACGGCGGAGCGGCCGCAGCACGAGCTGCCCGACCGCGCCGCCGACATTGTGCTGCGCGACGTGAGCTTCAGCTACCCGGAAGCGCGCTCCCCCGCGCTCGATTCGGTGAGCATCCGCATCCCTGCCGGCAGCCACGTGGCCTTCGTCGGTTCTTCGGGAGCCGGAAAGTCGACCATGGTGGACCTGCTGCTCGGGCTCCTCGAGCCGAGCGAAGGCCGCATCGAGGTGGCCGGCGAGCCCTTGGGTTCTGTGCTGAAGTCCTGGCGGCGGCGGATCGGCTATGTGCCCCAGGAGGTCTCGCTATTCGACGCCTCCGTCGCGCAGAACGTGGCCCTGGCCTGGGACCCGGACAAGGTCGACCGGGACCGCGTGCGCACGGCGCTGGCCCGGGCCCAGCTGCTCGAGACACTCAAAGCCCGCGAGGGCGGCATCGACGCCCTAGTCGGCGAGCGCGGTCTGGCCCTGTCCGGCGGCCAGCGGCAGCGGCTCGGCATCGCCCGCGCGCTCTACGACAACCCCCGCGTGCTGGTGATGGATGAGGCGACCTCGGCGCTGGATACGGCCACGGAGGCCGCGGTGACGACGGCGATCGGCCAGTTGCACGGCGACGTCACCGTGATTACGGTGGCGCACCGGTTGTCGACCATCCGCGACGCCGACGTGGTGTTCTTCATGCGGGACGGGGCCGTGGCGGCCTTCGGCACGTTCGACGAGGTCGTGGCGGAGGTACCCGACTTTGCCCAGCAGGCGGCCCTGGCTGGGCTGGCAGAGAAGCAAGCCTAA
- the wecB gene encoding non-hydrolyzing UDP-N-acetylglucosamine 2-epimerase, with amino-acid sequence MHILSVVGARPQFVKLAPIARALEGIAKHTIVHTGQHYHELLSDVFFRDLQIPAPDYNLEVGSGSHGRQTGAMLAGLEEVLERERPDWVLVYGDTNSTLAAALAAVKLHLPLAHLEAGLRSFNRRMPEEHNRVLTDHAADLLLAPTQVAMGHLADEGLSSRSLLVGDVMTDVLYQVRNAVQTEGRGTPLDLPIAGYYVCTLHRPDNTDDPARLDAIVSELAAQNKPVLLLAHPRLHELASRHGIRLDRGAIRATEPLAYPDLVNAVQHSAGVITDSGGLQKEAFLLRTLCTTIRPETEWVETVELGWNRLVNEDLTQLSAAVQRPQPAETDAAPYGDGHAAARVAEALLGRDR; translated from the coding sequence ATGCATATTCTCAGTGTTGTCGGGGCGCGCCCACAGTTCGTCAAACTTGCTCCGATTGCCCGGGCACTTGAAGGTATAGCAAAACACACCATTGTGCATACCGGTCAGCATTATCACGAGCTTCTTTCAGATGTCTTCTTCCGGGATCTGCAAATTCCCGCCCCCGACTACAACTTGGAGGTCGGGTCGGGCAGTCACGGACGGCAGACAGGCGCCATGCTTGCCGGACTGGAAGAAGTCCTCGAGCGGGAGCGACCGGACTGGGTGCTGGTTTACGGGGATACGAACTCGACGTTGGCGGCAGCGCTGGCTGCTGTGAAGCTGCATTTGCCGTTGGCCCATCTTGAGGCAGGACTTCGGTCCTTCAACCGCCGGATGCCGGAGGAGCACAATCGGGTGCTGACCGACCATGCCGCGGACCTCTTGCTGGCTCCCACGCAGGTGGCTATGGGACACCTGGCCGATGAAGGACTGAGCAGCCGCAGCCTGCTCGTGGGCGATGTCATGACGGATGTGCTTTACCAGGTTCGCAATGCGGTACAAACTGAAGGACGGGGCACACCGCTGGACCTTCCTATCGCCGGCTACTACGTCTGCACTCTGCACCGGCCGGACAACACAGATGATCCGGCTCGCTTGGACGCAATTGTCAGTGAGCTGGCCGCCCAGAACAAGCCGGTGCTACTGCTGGCACATCCACGGCTGCATGAACTCGCAAGCCGGCACGGTATCCGGCTTGACCGGGGAGCCATCCGTGCGACGGAGCCTTTGGCCTATCCCGACCTCGTGAACGCCGTACAGCACAGTGCAGGCGTCATAACCGATTCTGGCGGTTTGCAGAAGGAAGCATTCCTTCTGCGCACGCTCTGCACGACTATTCGTCCGGAAACCGAGTGGGTGGAAACAGTCGAGCTTGGCTGGAACCGTTTGGTCAACGAAGACCTGACACAACTCTCCGCCGCGGTCCAGCGGCCGCAGCCGGCCGAGACGGATGCTGCGCCGTATGGCGACGGCCATGCTGCCGCCCGCGTTGCGGAAGCGTTGCTGGGTCGAGACCGATAA